A region from the Acyrthosiphon pisum isolate AL4f chromosome A1, pea_aphid_22Mar2018_4r6ur, whole genome shotgun sequence genome encodes:
- the LOC100166971 gene encoding protein henna — protein MNGHAAVIENSLGAPKMRKGSYIAPLDEESITLIFSPGNDSVGTLAKALKLFKEYNVNLLHIESRSSDRIPDQYEFFVECAPGGNVPKVVEILKGTMTYCSVVSRNNVNDSKVKDNYVPWFPLRIRDLDKYANQILSHGAELNADHPGFTDPVYRMRRKYLADTALNYRHGDPLPYIEYTEEEVKTWGTVFRELTKLYPTHACNEYNHVFPLLVENCGYREDCIPQFEDISNFLKDSTGFTLRPVGGLLSSRDFLAGLAFRVFHSTQYIRHHSRPLYTPEPDICHELLGHVPLFANPAFAQFSQEIGLASLGAPDDYIQKLATCYWFTVEFGLCRQNGELKAYGAGLLSSIGELQYSLSGKPELKPFDPEVTGNQEYPITEYQPTYFVAESFDDVKDKLIKFARTIPKQFGIRYNPYTQNVQVLDSKLQLQELANNISNELQILRYTLNKMD, from the exons atGAACGGACACGCTGCAGTGATAGAAAATAGCTTAGGG GCACCTAAAATGCGAAAAGGATCATACATAGCTCCTCTTGATGAAGAATCCATCACGCTGATATTTTCACCGGGAAATGATAGCGTCGGGACACTGGCCAAGGCATTGAAACTCTTCAAG GAATACAACGTGAACCTGTTGCATATCGAATCCCGGTCGTCGGACAGGATACCGGACCAGTATGAGTTTTTCGTCGAATGCGCGCCTGGAGGTAATGTCCCGAAGGTGGTGGAAATATTGAAGGGCACAATGACTTACTGTTCGGTAGTATCCAGGAACAACGTCAACGACAGCAAAGTGAAAGACA ATTACGTACCGTGGTTCCCGTTGCGTATCAGGGACCTGGACAAGTACGCCAATCAGATCCTATCACACGGAGCTGAACTGAACGCCGACCATCCTGGGTTCACAGATCCTGTGTACAGAATGAGGAGGAAGTATTTGGCCGACACGGCGTTGAATTATAGACA tgGAGATCCGTTACCTTATATCGAGTACACCGAAGAAGAAGTGAAAACGTGGGGTACCGTGTTCAGGGAACTAACTAAATTGTATCCGACGCATGCATGCAATGAATATAATCACGTGTTTCCCCTGTTAGTTGAAAACTGTGGTTATAGAGAGGACTGCATACCGCAGTTCGAGGATATCTCCAATTTTCTGAagg ACAGTACCGGATTCACTTTAAGACCGGTTGGCGGGCTTCTTTCGTCCAGGGACTTCTTAGCCGGACTAGCTTTTAGAGTATTCCATTCCACACAGTACATCAGACACCACAGTCGACCATTGTACACGCCTGAACCAGACATTTGTCATGAACTATTGGGTCACGTACCGTTGTTCGCTAACCCAGCTTTTGCACAATTCTCTCAAGAAATTGGACTAGCGTCACTTGGCGCCCCCGACGATTACATTCAAAAATTGGCCACG TGTTATTGGTTCACCGTTGAGTTCGGGTTATGCCGTCAGAACGGCGAGCTGAAAGCATATGGCGCCGGACTGCTGTCGTCGATCGGTGAACTCCAATACTCATTGTCGGGCAAACCAGAGCTGAAGCCCTTTGATCCCGAGGTGACCGGCAACCAGGAGTATCCGATCACCGAGTATCAGCCCACTTATTTCGTCGCCGAGAGCTTCGATGACGTCAAGGACAAACTTAT aAAGTTTGCAAGGACGATACCGAAACAATTCGGAATCCGTTATAACCCGTACACGCAGAACGTACAGGTGCTGGACTCGAAACTGCAACTGCAAGAGCTGGCCAACAACATCAGCAACGAGCTTCAGATATTGCGCTACACGCTCAACAAGATGGATTGA
- the LOC100568537 gene encoding histidine-rich glycoprotein, producing the protein MLVGAFIFILLALFCFGGSFGEESYLGHGDFSTGGDLSSYHHSGGHNTHSGHGHGGGGGGGGGGGGGHGGGEHIHKGEVIHRHVHEGKVEHIHKHVGHAEHDHKHAGHAHHDHKHTGHAGHDHKHHGAAEHKHSHYGKAEHGHKHVGSGAHSHKHIGAAEHSHKHHGQAEHAHNHHGQAEHAHNHVAHAEHGHKHTLHGQHGHKHQGSAGHTHKHLGHAKHSHAHGGHADHNHKHHGQAEHAHGHHGSFGHGHEHHGKSQHTHAHHAQASHGHKHSGHHAHSHHHGVDGHGGGGGGGGGGHGGHGGHIGYLVKRNDGVVPAEGLSKYYKAPVVAVQETSPSAAPKLEGVPLEEMFSKVEIADYGGTAGTTE; encoded by the exons ATG CTTGTCGGGGCGTTCATCTTTATTCTATTAGCTTTATTTTGTTTCGGCGGTTCTTTTGGCGAAGAAAG TTATCTAGGACATGGGGACTTCTCGACGGGTGGAGATCTGTCATCTTATCACCATTCGGGAGGCCATAACACCCACAGCGGCCACGGACATGGTGGAGGAGGAGGTGgaggcggtggtggcggcggtggcCACGGAGGTGGTGAACACATTCACAAGGGCGAAGTGATACACAGGCACGTGCACGAGGGAAAAGTGGAACACATCCACAAACACGTGGGCCACGCCGAGCACGACCACAAACACGCAGGGCACGCGCACCACGACCACAAGCATACGGGCCACGCGGGCCACGACCACAAGCACCACGGCGCGGCTGAGCATAAGCACTCACATTATGGCAAGGCCGAGCACGGTCATAAACACGTGGGTTCTGGTGCACACTCGCACAAGCACATAGGCGCCGCTGAACACTCGCACAAGCACCACGGACAGGCGGAACATGCGCACAACCATCACGGACAGGCGGAACACGCGCACAACCACGTGGCACACGCGGAACACGGACACAAGCACACACTGCACGGTCAGCACGGTCACAAGCACCAAGGATCCGCCGGCCACACGCACAAGCACCTCGGGCACGCCAAGCACTCGCACGCACACGGTGGACACGCAGACCACAACCACAAGCACCACGGACAGGCCGAACACGCACACGGGCACCACGGCAGCTTCGGGCACGGACACGAGCATCATGGCAAGTCCCAGCACACGCACGCCCACCACGCACAGGCATCTCACGGTCACAAGCATTCGGGCCATCACGCACACTCGCATCACCACGGCGTCGACGGTCACGGAGGCGGCGGAGGCGGAGGAGGAGGTGGTCACGGCGGCCACGGTGGCCACATAGGGTACCTGGTAAAGAGGAACGACGGCGTGGTGCCTGCGGAGGGACTGAGCAAGTACTATAAGGCACCCGTTGTTGCCGTGCAGGAAACATCGCCGTCGGCAGCCCCAAAACTTGAGGGCGTGCCGTTGGAAGAAATGTTCAGCAAGGTGGAGATCGCTGATTATGGCGGCACAGCTGGCACGACCGAGTGA